In Capillimicrobium parvum, a genomic segment contains:
- a CDS encoding cytidylyltransferase domain-containing protein — MIEAVVQARMSSRRLPGKVLRPLHGRPALQYIFERLARCERIDGFALATSVQPEDDAIAGFCAAQGVACFRGPLEDVAQRYLLAADARGLDAFVRITGDSPLIDHALVDHGATLFAEGGADVVTNVFPRSTYPSGHSLEVVDVAAFRSAYARMTEPDELEHVTRYFYTHPDDWRIRNFTQPADEGRLDVSLDTEADAELIEAVLARMDRPHWDYSSAEVAALAHEVLAA; from the coding sequence ATGATCGAAGCGGTCGTTCAGGCCCGCATGTCCTCGCGCCGGCTGCCCGGGAAGGTCCTGCGGCCGCTGCACGGGCGCCCGGCGCTGCAGTACATCTTCGAGCGCCTGGCGCGCTGCGAGCGCATCGACGGCTTCGCGCTGGCGACCTCCGTCCAGCCCGAGGACGACGCCATCGCCGGATTCTGCGCCGCCCAGGGCGTCGCGTGCTTCCGTGGGCCGCTCGAGGACGTCGCGCAGCGCTACCTGCTCGCCGCCGACGCCCGCGGCCTCGACGCGTTCGTGCGCATCACCGGCGACTCGCCGCTGATCGACCACGCGCTCGTCGACCACGGCGCGACGCTGTTCGCCGAGGGAGGCGCCGACGTCGTCACGAACGTCTTCCCGCGCAGTACGTATCCCTCCGGGCACTCGCTCGAGGTCGTCGACGTCGCCGCGTTCCGCAGCGCCTACGCGCGGATGACCGAGCCCGACGAGCTCGAGCACGTCACCCGCTACTTCTACACGCACCCCGACGACTGGCGGATCCGCAACTTCACCCAGCCCGCCGACGAGGGCCGCCTCGACGTCTCGCTCGACACCGAAGCGGACGCCGAGCTCATCGAGGCCGTGCTGGCGCGGATGGACCGCCCGCACTGGGACTACTCGAGCGCCGAGGTCGCCGCGCTCGCCCACGAGGTCCTCGCCGCATGA
- a CDS encoding class I SAM-dependent methyltransferase, translating into MSTNDQAMRETWETSFKEQVARGAYNTAPVEALVRTVSYYLRDRVEADRIADLHFAELGCGAGPNLVWLAEKGMTVSGVDIAPTALDLARQNLDRHGFAGQVGALVEGSVADVPWADGSMDGLLESCVFQHLPRGDRERAFAEVGRLLRPGGVFVGHMLEQGHTVFGRHEHEQLADDPGTVQLEEGGSNFYLSNIGLSHFFTKDEIHRLFDGFSLVEPCLARYEIPASEAGKRGYDAYLQSMLIVYAVK; encoded by the coding sequence ATGAGCACGAACGATCAGGCGATGCGCGAGACCTGGGAGACCTCCTTCAAGGAGCAGGTCGCCCGCGGCGCCTACAACACCGCGCCGGTCGAGGCGCTGGTGCGCACCGTGTCCTACTACCTGCGCGACCGTGTCGAGGCCGATCGCATCGCGGACCTGCACTTCGCCGAGCTCGGCTGCGGCGCCGGCCCGAACCTGGTGTGGCTGGCCGAGAAGGGCATGACGGTGTCCGGCGTCGACATCGCGCCGACGGCGCTCGACCTGGCCCGGCAGAACCTCGACCGCCACGGCTTCGCCGGTCAGGTCGGCGCGCTCGTCGAGGGCTCCGTGGCCGACGTGCCGTGGGCGGACGGGTCGATGGACGGCCTGCTCGAGTCGTGCGTCTTCCAGCACCTGCCGCGCGGCGATCGCGAGCGCGCGTTCGCCGAGGTGGGCCGGCTCCTGCGCCCGGGCGGGGTGTTCGTCGGCCACATGCTCGAGCAGGGCCACACCGTCTTCGGTCGCCACGAGCACGAGCAGCTCGCCGATGACCCGGGCACGGTGCAGCTCGAGGAGGGCGGCTCGAACTTCTACCTGTCGAACATCGGGCTCTCGCACTTCTTCACGAAGGACGAGATCCACCGCCTGTTCGACGGCTTCTCCCTCGTCGAGCCGTGCCTGGCGCGGTACGAGATCCCGGCGAGCGAGGCCGGCAAGCGCGGCTACGACGCGTACCTGCAGTCGATGCTCATCGTCTACGCGGTGAAGTAG
- a CDS encoding N-acetylneuraminate synthase family protein, translating to MRIGACDTAVRPLVIAEIGNNHEGDPEVAAHILDAAADAGAGAVKLQTFDVRWFVRPSEPDRLARYGGFQLSADEVRGLAERARSRGLLFLSSPLDLGSVDVLEPLVDAYKVASGDNDFWPLLERIGATGKPVVLSAGLVDIEGVRRAKAALEAAGSGEVAVLHCVTAYPTPPASVNLAAMATLREAIGGTVGYSDHTLGVDACVAAAALGAEILEKHVTLRHDYSDFRDHQLSVDPGELAELVRRVDEVRTLVGEPGKAPQPEEEALRAAVRRSIVAAGEFEAGHVLGPGDLTWLRPRDGLAPGQEDLLLGRALRRAVAFGETIRVEDVE from the coding sequence GTGAGGATCGGCGCCTGCGACACCGCGGTCCGGCCCCTGGTCATCGCCGAGATCGGCAACAACCACGAGGGCGACCCCGAGGTGGCGGCGCACATCCTCGATGCGGCGGCCGACGCCGGCGCCGGCGCGGTGAAGCTGCAGACCTTCGACGTGCGCTGGTTCGTCCGCCCGTCCGAGCCCGACCGACTTGCGCGCTACGGCGGCTTCCAGCTCAGCGCGGACGAGGTGCGGGGGCTGGCCGAGCGGGCGCGATCGCGCGGGCTGCTGTTTCTCTCATCGCCGCTCGACCTCGGCTCGGTCGACGTGCTCGAGCCGCTCGTCGACGCCTACAAGGTCGCGTCGGGCGACAACGACTTCTGGCCGCTGCTCGAGCGCATCGGCGCGACCGGCAAGCCGGTCGTGCTGTCGGCGGGGCTCGTGGACATCGAGGGCGTCCGCCGGGCGAAGGCGGCGCTGGAGGCGGCCGGCTCGGGCGAGGTGGCGGTCCTGCACTGCGTGACGGCGTATCCGACGCCGCCTGCGTCGGTGAACCTGGCGGCGATGGCGACGCTGCGTGAAGCGATCGGCGGGACCGTCGGCTACTCCGACCACACCCTCGGCGTCGACGCCTGCGTCGCGGCGGCCGCGCTCGGCGCCGAGATCCTCGAGAAGCACGTCACGCTGCGCCACGACTACTCCGACTTCCGCGACCATCAGCTGTCGGTCGATCCCGGGGAGCTGGCCGAGCTCGTGCGCCGCGTCGACGAGGTGCGCACGCTCGTGGGCGAGCCGGGCAAGGCGCCGCAGCCCGAGGAGGAAGCGCTGCGCGCGGCGGTGCGGCGCTCGATCGTCGCCGCGGGCGAGTTCGAGGCCGGCCATGTGCTGGGTCCCGGGGACCTCACCTGGCTGCGCCCGCGCGACGGGCTGGCGCCCGGACAGGAGGACCTCCTGCTCGGCCGGGCCCTGCGGCGCGCCGTGGCGTTCGGCGAGACGATCCGCGTCGAGGACGTGGAGTGA
- a CDS encoding DegT/DnrJ/EryC1/StrS family aminotransferase — translation MTTIPFGKPMVGEEERRAVAEVLEGTTLTHGPRVKAFEQAFAEFTGAPHAIATATCMASLHLAYLACGIGPGDEVLVPAQTHVAMAHAVEICGATPVFVDADPRTGNVDLDLLAAAVTERTRAVSVVHYLGLPVDMGRVLEVARRHDLFVVEDCAIALGARIDGTHVGLHGDVGCFSFYPVKHITTGEGGMVITTRADIADRVSKQRAFGIDKSVLADRRHTAAYEIEYVGLNYRMGEIGAAMGVEQLKRLPGFLEQRARNFRSLAAGLGGVDGLTVIDSDGPGASHYCLVALLDAPLAERREELIETLKGEGVGTSVYYPKPLPDTKYYRETYGHPERSCPVAARISYESIAFPVGPHIEEEDVQRIVETVGQVVDRLVARA, via the coding sequence ATGACGACGATCCCCTTCGGAAAGCCCATGGTGGGCGAGGAGGAGCGTCGCGCCGTCGCCGAGGTGCTCGAGGGCACGACCCTCACCCACGGCCCCCGGGTCAAGGCCTTCGAGCAGGCCTTCGCCGAGTTCACCGGCGCGCCGCACGCCATCGCCACCGCGACCTGCATGGCCTCGCTGCACCTGGCCTACCTGGCCTGCGGCATCGGGCCCGGCGACGAGGTGCTCGTCCCGGCCCAGACGCACGTCGCGATGGCCCACGCGGTCGAGATCTGTGGCGCCACGCCCGTCTTCGTCGACGCCGACCCGCGCACCGGCAACGTCGACCTCGACCTGCTGGCGGCGGCGGTCACCGAGCGCACCCGGGCGGTCTCGGTCGTCCACTACCTCGGCCTGCCGGTCGACATGGGCCGTGTGCTCGAGGTCGCCCGCCGCCACGACCTGTTCGTCGTCGAGGACTGCGCGATCGCCCTCGGCGCCCGCATCGACGGCACCCACGTCGGCCTGCACGGCGACGTCGGCTGCTTCTCCTTCTATCCGGTCAAGCACATCACGACCGGCGAGGGCGGGATGGTCATCACCACCCGCGCGGACATCGCCGACCGCGTCTCCAAGCAGCGGGCGTTCGGCATCGACAAGAGCGTCCTCGCCGACCGCCGTCACACGGCCGCCTACGAGATCGAGTACGTCGGCCTGAACTACCGCATGGGCGAGATCGGCGCCGCGATGGGCGTCGAGCAGCTCAAGCGGCTGCCCGGCTTCCTCGAGCAGCGCGCGCGCAACTTCCGGTCGCTGGCCGCGGGCCTCGGCGGCGTCGACGGCCTGACCGTCATCGACTCGGACGGCCCCGGGGCCAGCCACTACTGCCTCGTCGCGCTGCTCGACGCGCCGCTCGCCGAGCGCCGCGAGGAGCTCATCGAGACGCTGAAGGGCGAGGGGGTCGGGACGAGCGTCTACTACCCCAAGCCGCTGCCGGACACGAAGTACTACCGCGAGACCTACGGCCATCCTGAGCGTTCATGCCCGGTGGCCGCCCGGATCTCGTACGAGTCGATCGCCTTCCCGGTCGGCCCCCATATCGAGGAGGAAGACGTGCAGCGGATCGTGGAGACGGTGGGGCAGGTCGTGGATCGGTTGGTGGCCCGTGCCTGA
- a CDS encoding class I SAM-dependent methyltransferase: protein MPGAANPDANPWANDRATFDLYRRRARDEAEEMTCAAQAAAVLGPLIGPGESLLDAGCGGGSYLWSFRRRGFIPEWWGLDHTPELVDLARAEVAPRAGLAPERFMLGAIEDLAEGSYDNVLCFNVLTNSPHYAAPLERLLRAARKRILLRESLGDELVVRFTPDPYLDEGKRHIRVYHNTYPADEVIGLMEAEGFAVTRIRDERTGDGTEMVVDIPHQWRILLGERRS, encoded by the coding sequence GTGCCCGGGGCGGCCAACCCGGACGCCAATCCCTGGGCCAACGACCGCGCGACCTTCGACCTCTACCGGAGGCGCGCGCGCGACGAGGCCGAGGAGATGACGTGCGCCGCCCAGGCGGCGGCGGTGCTCGGCCCGCTGATCGGGCCCGGCGAGAGCCTGCTCGACGCGGGCTGCGGCGGCGGCTCCTACCTGTGGTCGTTCAGGCGGCGCGGCTTCATCCCCGAGTGGTGGGGGCTCGACCACACGCCCGAGCTCGTCGACCTCGCACGCGCCGAGGTCGCGCCGCGGGCCGGCCTCGCGCCCGAGCGCTTCATGCTCGGCGCGATCGAGGACCTGGCGGAGGGCTCCTACGACAACGTCCTGTGCTTCAACGTGCTGACGAACAGCCCGCACTACGCCGCGCCGCTCGAGCGCCTGCTTCGCGCGGCGCGCAAGCGCATCCTGCTGCGCGAGTCGCTCGGCGACGAGCTCGTGGTCCGCTTCACGCCCGACCCGTACCTCGACGAGGGCAAGCGCCACATCCGCGTCTACCACAACACCTATCCCGCCGACGAGGTGATCGGGCTCATGGAGGCCGAGGGCTTCGCGGTCACCCGCATCCGCGACGAGCGCACCGGCGACGGCACCGAGATGGTCGTCGACATCCCGCACCAGTGGCGGATCCTGCTCGGGGAGCGTCGCTCGTGA
- a CDS encoding Gfo/Idh/MocA family protein — protein MRLRAAVIGLGVGEAHIAGYRAHAGCEVVAVSDVDPVRLEEVGARHPGLRLEPDPGALLDDPGIDVVSIASYDDAHFAQVSRALRNGKHVFVEKPLCLDPGEARQLHELRAAHPRLRMSSNLPLRLSPRFLAVRDALAADRLGRIYYAEADYEYGRLWKLTEGWRGRLPYYSVVLGGAVHVVDLLLWLTGERVVRVTAHGNRIATEGTRFRYDDFVIAVLECASGTILKVTANFACVQPHFHALKLFGTEGTFVNGREAGTLWLGRDDDPRAETIDAPYPGVLKGDLIASFVEAILTGGDAVVTEDDVFATMDVLFAIEHAVRSGTPVELPFTAQ, from the coding sequence ATGAGGCTGCGCGCCGCGGTCATCGGGCTCGGGGTCGGCGAGGCGCACATCGCCGGCTACCGCGCGCACGCCGGCTGCGAGGTCGTGGCGGTCAGCGACGTCGACCCCGTCCGGCTCGAGGAGGTCGGCGCCCGGCACCCGGGCCTGCGCCTCGAGCCCGACCCCGGCGCGCTGCTCGACGACCCAGGCATCGACGTCGTCTCGATCGCCTCCTACGACGACGCCCACTTCGCCCAGGTCAGCCGCGCGCTGCGCAACGGCAAGCACGTCTTCGTTGAGAAGCCGCTGTGCCTGGACCCCGGCGAGGCGCGGCAGCTGCACGAGCTGCGCGCCGCGCATCCGCGGCTGCGGATGTCGTCGAACCTGCCTCTCCGGCTCTCCCCGCGCTTCCTCGCGGTCCGCGACGCGCTCGCGGCTGACCGGCTCGGGCGGATCTACTACGCCGAGGCCGACTACGAGTACGGCCGGCTGTGGAAGCTCACCGAGGGCTGGCGCGGGCGGCTGCCGTACTACTCGGTCGTCCTCGGCGGCGCCGTGCACGTCGTCGACCTGCTGCTCTGGCTGACCGGCGAGCGCGTCGTCCGCGTCACCGCGCACGGAAACCGGATCGCCACCGAGGGCACGCGGTTCCGCTACGACGACTTCGTCATCGCCGTGCTCGAGTGCGCCAGCGGCACGATCCTCAAGGTCACCGCGAACTTCGCCTGCGTCCAGCCGCACTTCCACGCGCTCAAGCTCTTCGGCACCGAGGGGACGTTCGTCAACGGCCGCGAGGCGGGCACGCTGTGGCTCGGCCGCGACGACGACCCGCGGGCCGAGACCATCGATGCGCCGTATCCCGGCGTGCTGAAGGGCGACCTCATCGCGTCGTTCGTCGAGGCGATCCTCACCGGCGGGGACGCGGTGGTCACCGAGGACGACGTGTTCGCGACGATGGACGTGCTGTTCGCGATCGAGCACGCGGTCCGGAGCGGGACGCCCGTCGAGCTACCCTTCACGGCTCAATGA
- a CDS encoding asparagine synthetase B family protein encodes MSRIAGGPRVRAMLAESGPGEAWVEGELGWVGAGPANAHREDGLAVVVDGTVYAPAVRAGEPAAALVARLYREHGFAEALRRLNFDGAIALRDGDTLWLGRDRFGVRPLFHLADGSAFASRPRALLTLPGVPRAPRRSFVARFAASHYRTFDNDRTASPYEAIDQLPAGHLLRVAPGKPPLREAWWALEEAPDLDGAPDELAERYRELLLDAVGIRLAAAGRPAFTLSGGMDSSSVLASAVSLSGERQHAYSTVYAHAEYDESDEIRSMLDLAVAGWHQVPIGNRPDVVGLVEQMVAAHDEPVATATWLSHHVLCGVVAEAGFDTLFGGLGGDELNAGEYEYFFFNFADLRAAGREAQLREEVEAWVRHHDHPIFRKSRDAMEAGLARTVDLHTPGRILPDRARIERYDAALAPGFYDLRTFDPVMDRVFASYLRNRTYQDLFRETAPCCLRAEDRQTHAAGLRNCDPFFDHRLAELMFRVPGELKIHEGVTKQLLRRATRGLLPEETRTRIKKTGWNAPADNWFSGPGRDLLHDVVGSAAFDRGIYDLTEVRRLIDEHDEIVRSGRPAENHMMFLWQLVNLDVWLRWLDALPQP; translated from the coding sequence GTGAGCCGCATCGCGGGCGGGCCGCGGGTGCGCGCGATGCTGGCCGAGAGCGGCCCGGGCGAGGCGTGGGTCGAGGGCGAGCTGGGCTGGGTCGGCGCCGGCCCGGCGAACGCCCACCGCGAGGACGGCCTGGCGGTCGTCGTCGACGGGACGGTCTACGCGCCGGCGGTGCGGGCCGGGGAGCCGGCCGCGGCCCTCGTCGCGCGGCTGTACCGCGAGCATGGCTTCGCGGAGGCGCTGCGGCGCCTGAACTTCGACGGCGCGATCGCGCTGCGCGACGGCGACACGCTGTGGCTCGGGCGCGACCGCTTCGGTGTGCGCCCGCTGTTCCACCTCGCCGACGGCAGCGCGTTCGCGTCCCGGCCGAGAGCGCTCCTCACGCTGCCCGGCGTCCCGCGCGCGCCGCGCCGCTCGTTCGTCGCCCGCTTCGCCGCCTCGCACTACCGCACGTTCGACAACGACCGCACCGCGTCGCCGTACGAGGCGATCGACCAGCTTCCGGCCGGCCACCTCCTGCGGGTGGCCCCCGGCAAGCCGCCGCTGCGCGAGGCGTGGTGGGCGCTCGAGGAGGCGCCCGACCTCGACGGCGCGCCGGACGAGCTCGCCGAGCGCTACCGCGAGCTGCTGCTCGACGCGGTCGGGATCCGGCTGGCCGCGGCCGGCCGGCCCGCGTTCACGCTGTCGGGCGGCATGGACTCCTCCTCGGTCCTGGCGAGCGCGGTCTCGCTCAGCGGCGAGCGGCAGCACGCGTACTCGACGGTCTACGCGCACGCCGAGTACGACGAGTCCGACGAGATCCGCTCGATGCTCGACCTCGCCGTGGCCGGGTGGCACCAGGTGCCGATCGGCAACCGCCCCGACGTGGTCGGCCTCGTCGAGCAGATGGTCGCCGCGCACGACGAGCCGGTCGCCACCGCGACGTGGCTGTCGCACCACGTGCTGTGCGGCGTCGTGGCCGAGGCCGGCTTCGACACGCTGTTCGGCGGCCTGGGCGGCGACGAGCTCAACGCCGGGGAGTACGAGTACTTCTTCTTCAACTTCGCCGACCTGCGGGCCGCGGGCCGCGAGGCGCAGCTGCGCGAGGAGGTCGAGGCGTGGGTGCGCCACCACGACCACCCGATCTTCCGCAAGAGCCGGGACGCGATGGAGGCGGGCCTGGCGCGAACCGTGGACCTGCACACGCCGGGCCGCATCCTGCCCGACCGGGCCCGCATCGAGCGTTACGACGCCGCCCTTGCGCCGGGCTTCTACGACCTGCGGACCTTCGACCCGGTGATGGACCGGGTGTTCGCGTCCTACCTGCGCAACCGCACCTACCAGGACCTGTTCCGCGAGACCGCGCCGTGCTGCCTGCGCGCCGAGGACCGCCAGACCCACGCCGCCGGGCTGCGCAACTGCGACCCGTTCTTCGACCACCGCCTCGCCGAGCTCATGTTCCGCGTGCCGGGCGAGCTGAAGATCCACGAGGGCGTGACGAAGCAGCTGCTGCGCCGGGCGACGCGCGGCCTGCTGCCCGAGGAGACGCGGACGCGCATCAAGAAGACGGGCTGGAACGCGCCCGCGGACAACTGGTTCTCGGGGCCGGGCCGCGACCTGCTGCACGACGTCGTGGGCAGCGCGGCGTTCGACCGCGGCATCTACGACCTCACCGAGGTGCGCCGCCTGATCGACGAGCACGACGAGATCGTCCGCTCGGGCCGGCCGGCCGAGAACCACATGATGTTCCTGTGGCAGCTCGTCAACCTCGACGTCTGGCTGCGCTGGCTCGACGCCCTTCCGCAGCCATGA
- a CDS encoding GNAT family N-acetyltransferase: MATERVAQLQALCDAGMRVVDVGVTLARTGTAQPLRLEWAEPGDAEALARIAETAFTRTRFHLDPDIPDAVATAIKRDWVANALAGARGDGVLVQRRDGVAVGFLVLVKRGDDAVIDLIGVAPEHQGAGVGRTLVRGLLGMVPGAVSVGTQAANVGSIRFYERLGFGTTATVYNLHRHVA; this comes from the coding sequence GTGGCCACCGAGCGCGTCGCGCAGCTGCAGGCGCTCTGCGACGCCGGGATGCGCGTGGTCGACGTCGGCGTGACGCTGGCGCGCACCGGCACGGCGCAGCCGCTGAGGCTCGAGTGGGCCGAGCCGGGCGATGCCGAGGCGCTCGCGCGCATCGCCGAGACGGCGTTCACGCGCACGCGGTTCCATCTCGACCCGGACATCCCCGACGCGGTCGCCACCGCGATCAAGCGCGACTGGGTGGCCAACGCGCTCGCGGGCGCGCGCGGCGACGGCGTGCTCGTGCAGCGCCGCGACGGGGTGGCGGTCGGCTTCCTCGTGCTCGTGAAGCGCGGCGACGACGCGGTGATCGACCTGATCGGCGTCGCGCCCGAGCACCAGGGCGCGGGCGTCGGCCGGACGCTCGTGCGCGGGCTGCTGGGGATGGTGCCGGGCGCAGTGAGCGTCGGGACGCAGGCGGCCAACGTCGGCTCGATCCGCTTCTACGAGCGCCTCGGGTTCGGGACCACGGCCACCGTCTACAACCTCCACCGCCACGTCGCGTGA
- a CDS encoding NAD-dependent epimerase/dehydratase family protein: MPDLSGRRIALVGGAGFIGHHLALTLKERGADVHVIDGLEVNNLLSYLALPSQNPNRDLYLKIINQRLRKLEAAGVPLHVQDAREYDKLSRILGEIEPQTVVQLAAVAHANRSNKDPMSTFDHSLRTLENALDYSRDKAEHFVYFSSSMVYGNFLTPEVDETHPLDPIGIYGALKLAGERMCIAYKQVFDLDYTIIRPSALYGPGCVSRRVSQVFIENALVGDKLRVDGLGEERIDFSWVEDVIEGTVRAIEHPAGRNEAFNITTGGARTLRELIEIVQEHFPEVEVEYVERDALRPFRGTLKIDKAREAIGYDPRTKLEDGLDRYVAWYRDLVSDGVLSAR; the protein is encoded by the coding sequence GTGCCTGACCTCAGCGGGCGCCGGATCGCCCTGGTCGGCGGCGCCGGCTTCATCGGCCACCATCTCGCGCTGACGCTCAAGGAGCGCGGCGCCGACGTCCACGTCATCGACGGCCTGGAGGTCAACAACCTCCTGTCCTACCTGGCGCTCCCGTCGCAGAACCCGAACCGCGACCTGTACCTGAAGATCATCAACCAGCGGCTGCGCAAGCTGGAGGCGGCCGGGGTGCCGCTGCACGTCCAGGACGCCCGGGAGTACGACAAGCTCTCGCGGATCCTCGGCGAGATCGAGCCGCAGACGGTCGTGCAGCTCGCCGCGGTGGCGCACGCCAACCGGTCCAACAAGGACCCGATGTCGACGTTCGACCACTCGCTGCGCACCCTCGAGAACGCGCTGGACTACTCGCGCGACAAGGCCGAGCACTTCGTCTACTTCTCCTCCTCGATGGTCTACGGAAACTTCCTGACGCCCGAGGTCGACGAGACGCATCCGCTGGACCCGATCGGCATCTACGGCGCGCTGAAGCTGGCGGGCGAACGTATGTGCATCGCCTACAAGCAGGTCTTCGACCTCGACTACACGATCATCCGCCCGTCGGCCCTGTACGGCCCGGGGTGCGTGAGCCGGCGCGTGAGCCAGGTGTTCATCGAGAACGCGCTCGTCGGCGACAAGCTGCGCGTCGACGGCCTCGGCGAGGAGCGCATCGACTTCTCGTGGGTCGAGGACGTCATCGAGGGCACCGTCCGGGCGATCGAGCACCCGGCCGGGCGCAACGAGGCGTTCAACATCACCACGGGCGGGGCGCGGACCCTGCGCGAGCTCATCGAGATCGTCCAGGAGCACTTCCCCGAGGTGGAGGTCGAGTACGTCGAGCGCGACGCGCTGCGGCCGTTCCGCGGCACGCTGAAGATCGACAAGGCCCGCGAGGCGATCGGCTACGACCCTCGCACGAAGCTGGAGGATGGTCTCGATCGCTACGTCGCCTGGTACCGCGACCTCGTCTCCGACGGGGTCCTCTCTGCGCGCTGA